A single window of Methanomassiliicoccales archaeon DNA harbors:
- a CDS encoding MarC family protein, giving the protein MDAAFIATVFGTLFAIINPVGNVPIFEAVTDGFDKKTKRMIAKKAMIYTAFVLIGFGLFGNYIFELFGITIPAFKVMGGLLIFYLGFNMVEGRGTAHKVTEDHTEEAVSVAIVPLTIPLYGGPGSIATTMVLISQADGAMDLTMVFVAILCILVVSYVLIIKADIIFKRLGKSGSIAFTRIMGVLLAGMGISFIISGAIESVQQSGLI; this is encoded by the coding sequence ATGGATGCGGCATTTATCGCCACCGTCTTCGGCACCCTGTTCGCCATAATCAACCCCGTAGGCAATGTGCCGATATTCGAGGCGGTGACCGACGGCTTCGATAAGAAGACCAAGAGAATGATAGCCAAGAAGGCGATGATTTACACCGCATTTGTCCTTATAGGCTTCGGTCTCTTCGGAAATTACATATTCGAACTTTTCGGGATCACCATACCAGCGTTCAAGGTGATGGGCGGCCTCTTAATATTCTATCTTGGATTCAACATGGTTGAGGGACGGGGGACCGCTCATAAGGTCACTGAGGACCATACGGAGGAGGCAGTCTCAGTGGCAATTGTCCCCCTCACAATACCCCTTTATGGAGGGCCGGGTTCCATCGCTACCACGATGGTCCTGATCTCCCAGGCTGACGGGGCTATGGACCTTACGATGGTGTTCGTAGCTATATTGTGTATTTTGGTTGTATCCTACGTCCTAATAATTAAGGCCGATATTATCTTCAAACGCCTGGGTAAGAGCGGTTCCATCGCCTTTACGCGCATCATGGGAGTACTTCTAGCAGGAATGGGGATCAGCTTCATAATCTCAGGGGCCATCGAGTCTGTCCAACAATCTGGGCTTATTTGA
- the purS gene encoding phosphoribosylformylglycinamidine synthase subunit PurS, protein MVIAEIRIELKPGVADPEGQNTRKALELLGFEGIKNVRSIKLFEVDLDLEEEAATNSCEEMCKKLLANPVIQSYRIDIR, encoded by the coding sequence ATGGTCATCGCAGAGATCAGGATCGAGCTCAAACCGGGCGTGGCAGACCCGGAGGGGCAGAACACCAGGAAAGCGTTGGAACTCCTGGGTTTTGAAGGGATCAAGAACGTGAGATCGATTAAGCTCTTCGAGGTTGACCTGGATTTGGAAGAGGAAGCAGCGACTAATTCCTGCGAGGAAATGTGCAAGAAGCTGCTTGCCAACCCTGTGATCCAGAGCTACCGCATTGACATAAGGTGA
- a CDS encoding cobalamin biosynthesis protein P47K yields the protein MEMLIISGFLGSGKTSTILSVVQKIHENDGKKVAIIVNDFGKIGVDGKLMEKNGLKVKEFWGGCICCTLGSFLTSTIEKVVEEIEPDYVIIEPSGIADPRMILKTLDKYTGPPFDRIRTIVILDASRFDIYRKVLAIPLQNQIGSAEAIFINKIDEVEPSTVENIKIQVRESGFEKTIIEISATQGWNLDGVYNSLVS from the coding sequence ATGGAGATGCTCATAATCTCAGGGTTCCTGGGCTCAGGAAAAACCTCAACGATACTTTCAGTTGTTCAGAAGATCCACGAGAATGATGGGAAGAAGGTAGCTATTATTGTCAACGATTTTGGGAAGATCGGTGTTGATGGCAAATTGATGGAGAAAAATGGTCTGAAGGTCAAGGAGTTTTGGGGAGGCTGCATTTGCTGTACCCTTGGATCCTTCCTGACCAGTACCATCGAGAAAGTTGTGGAAGAGATTGAGCCGGACTATGTAATCATCGAACCTAGTGGGATTGCAGATCCAAGAATGATCCTTAAGACTCTTGATAAATACACTGGTCCTCCTTTTGACAGGATTAGAACCATCGTCATCCTGGATGCGTCCCGATTTGACATATATAGGAAAGTTCTGGCCATCCCACTCCAGAACCAGATCGGTTCCGCTGAGGCTATCTTCATCAACAAGATCGATGAGGTGGAACCAAGCACTGTGGAGAATATCAAAATCCAAGTGAGGGAATCTGGATTTGAAAAAACTATTATCGAGATATCTGCAACACAAGGCTGGAATTTGGATGGCGTATATAACTCTCTAGTGAGCTGA
- a CDS encoding tRNA (adenine-N1)-methyltransferase: MLREGDLLYLLDEQGRRHWMTLGREMIKIQGLGVIDGSRVLELECGDALEIARKRFIILKPGIPELMDSLERGAQIITPKDAETIVFRLSISCGDKVLEGGVGSGAMTLALLHAVGRSGKVISIEMREDFSKRARRNIERAGLSESWELMLGDVRELTSSIEVDAVVLDIPDPWMSIDSIARCLRPGGRFCAYVPNSNQVETTVKALREKGFVEVYALENLQRGVEVHEGGVRPSFEMLGHTGYLIFARISSLGKDE; the protein is encoded by the coding sequence ATGCTAAGAGAGGGCGATCTGTTATATCTTCTAGATGAACAGGGAAGACGCCATTGGATGACCCTTGGAAGGGAAATGATCAAGATACAGGGATTGGGGGTTATCGATGGATCCCGGGTCCTCGAGCTCGAATGCGGAGATGCGCTTGAGATTGCACGAAAGAGATTCATCATCCTTAAACCAGGCATACCTGAGCTCATGGACTCCCTTGAGAGGGGGGCACAGATCATCACCCCCAAGGACGCGGAAACCATCGTCTTCCGGCTATCGATAAGTTGCGGTGATAAAGTGCTGGAGGGAGGTGTTGGCTCAGGCGCCATGACCTTGGCTCTTCTTCACGCAGTGGGAAGGAGTGGCAAGGTCATCTCGATCGAGATGCGCGAGGACTTCTCGAAGAGGGCAAGGAGGAATATCGAGCGGGCGGGTCTGTCGGAAAGTTGGGAGCTCATGCTAGGGGACGTAAGAGAGTTGACCTCGAGCATCGAAGTGGACGCGGTTGTCCTCGACATCCCAGATCCCTGGATGAGCATAGATTCTATCGCCAGATGCTTGCGTCCAGGAGGAAGGTTCTGTGCCTATGTGCCTAACTCCAACCAGGTCGAAACCACTGTGAAGGCTCTTAGGGAAAAGGGTTTCGTAGAGGTCTATGCCTTGGAGAACCTGCAGAGAGGAGTCGAGGTTCATGAAGGGGGTGTCAGGCCCTCTTTCGAGATGTTGGGGCACACTGGGTATTTGATCTTCGCCAGAATATCCAGCCTGGGAAAGGACGAATAA
- the purL gene encoding phosphoribosylformylglycinamidine synthase subunit PurL, producing MKRLQVPFELFEVDLLSARDEDLRELSDIMGLSLSLEEMVTIREYFSKKGRLPTDVELQSTAQAWSEHCCYKSSKVFLKEHVFNINHPDILSKGDAGVMVFDDEHGYALRIESHNHPSAIEPYGGAATGIGGIIRDVVCMGAQPVALVDPLFFGPPDFEGELSPGVKHPKYLIGGVVAGIRDYGNRLGIPTVCGGVFFDPAYTGNCLVNVGCVGIVKKKDLVRNAVGGAHDLLILVGGRTGRDGIHGVTFASAELDETSEEESRGAVQLGDPIMKEPLIHACLEVNSRGLISGMKDLGGGGLSCVVGEMALDAGFGAEVNLSDVPLKEEGLAPWEIWVSESQERMMLAAPEENIKYIMEVFDLWDVEATIVGKVIEGKNVRLFFQGEKVFEMDLDFLTAGPEYCRACVSRSPSDEVEEVLPQLPEDLSEVLLTLLSDPNIASKEWVIRQYDHEVRAGTVIKPLQGQIGHRGHGDAAVIKPLENSFKGLAIALGVNPWFVADDPYRGGKSCIDEVCRNIVAVGGRPHSLTDCLNFGNPEKPERLGEFRDAVRGIGEVCRALSLPIPSGNVSFYNETPKGSVLPTPTVMGVGIVEDITKCVTADLKKAGNPLYLVGETKGEMGGSALYRNYGGNGGEVPDVDLRELESSIDCLLECMSKEFIRACHDCSDGGLGVALAEMCISGNIGATIDVTLMGTTTTERKLFCETNTRWLVEIDRSRENEWLELMKTKTFRLGEVGRDFLEIKDGDSTMNMSIDKMRDAWYTPLWRILG from the coding sequence ATGAAGAGACTTCAAGTTCCCTTCGAGCTCTTCGAGGTTGATCTACTTTCGGCCAGGGATGAGGATCTCAGGGAACTCAGCGATATAATGGGACTGAGCCTCAGCCTTGAGGAGATGGTCACCATAAGAGAATACTTCTCTAAAAAGGGCCGTCTTCCCACTGATGTGGAACTCCAGTCTACGGCCCAGGCATGGAGCGAGCACTGCTGCTACAAATCATCAAAGGTGTTCTTGAAGGAGCATGTGTTCAACATAAACCACCCCGATATTCTTTCCAAAGGTGATGCGGGAGTGATGGTTTTCGATGATGAGCATGGATACGCGCTCAGGATCGAGAGCCACAATCATCCCTCTGCGATAGAACCATACGGTGGGGCCGCAACGGGAATAGGGGGGATAATAAGGGACGTCGTGTGCATGGGAGCCCAGCCAGTGGCCCTGGTGGACCCTCTGTTCTTCGGTCCACCCGATTTCGAGGGAGAGCTGTCTCCGGGGGTGAAACACCCCAAATATCTGATTGGTGGGGTTGTTGCCGGGATAAGGGATTATGGTAACCGTTTGGGGATTCCTACCGTCTGCGGAGGAGTGTTCTTCGATCCGGCATACACTGGTAATTGTCTGGTTAATGTCGGATGCGTAGGTATCGTCAAGAAAAAAGATCTCGTTCGAAATGCTGTAGGAGGAGCACATGATCTCCTCATTTTGGTAGGAGGAAGGACCGGAAGGGACGGTATCCATGGTGTCACCTTTGCCTCGGCCGAGCTTGACGAGACATCTGAAGAGGAATCCAGGGGTGCGGTTCAGCTTGGGGATCCGATCATGAAAGAACCACTTATTCACGCCTGCCTTGAAGTGAATTCACGAGGGCTCATCAGCGGGATGAAGGACCTCGGTGGCGGAGGACTCTCCTGTGTGGTGGGAGAGATGGCCCTCGATGCCGGTTTCGGTGCTGAGGTCAACCTGAGTGATGTCCCCCTCAAGGAGGAAGGGTTGGCACCGTGGGAAATATGGGTCTCCGAGTCACAGGAAAGGATGATGCTGGCCGCTCCAGAGGAGAACATCAAGTACATCATGGAGGTTTTTGACCTCTGGGACGTGGAAGCCACCATTGTGGGAAAGGTCATTGAGGGAAAGAATGTGAGGCTTTTCTTCCAGGGCGAGAAAGTGTTCGAGATGGATCTCGATTTTCTCACGGCGGGACCGGAGTATTGCAGGGCTTGCGTGAGCAGAAGTCCATCCGATGAAGTGGAAGAGGTCCTTCCACAGCTGCCTGAGGACCTGAGTGAGGTTCTGTTGACCCTGCTTTCAGACCCTAATATCGCTTCGAAGGAGTGGGTCATCCGCCAGTATGACCACGAGGTCAGAGCTGGAACGGTCATCAAACCCCTCCAGGGACAGATTGGTCATCGCGGCCACGGAGACGCGGCGGTGATCAAACCCTTGGAGAACTCATTCAAGGGCCTGGCAATCGCACTTGGTGTAAATCCATGGTTTGTTGCAGATGACCCCTACAGAGGTGGAAAAAGTTGCATCGATGAGGTCTGCAGGAATATCGTTGCGGTCGGAGGAAGGCCCCATTCACTCACCGATTGCCTGAACTTTGGAAACCCCGAGAAGCCCGAAAGGCTTGGCGAGTTCAGGGACGCGGTTCGAGGGATTGGCGAAGTATGTCGGGCTCTATCGCTTCCCATTCCCTCAGGGAACGTCAGCTTCTACAATGAGACTCCCAAGGGCTCGGTGCTTCCCACCCCAACCGTGATGGGTGTTGGAATCGTGGAAGACATCACCAAGTGCGTCACCGCGGACCTTAAGAAAGCTGGTAATCCATTGTACCTGGTTGGTGAGACCAAAGGAGAGATGGGAGGTTCTGCTCTTTACCGCAATTATGGCGGAAATGGAGGAGAGGTGCCCGATGTGGATCTCAGAGAGCTTGAGTCAAGCATAGACTGCCTTCTCGAATGCATGAGCAAGGAATTCATAAGAGCCTGCCATGACTGTTCCGATGGAGGACTGGGGGTAGCACTAGCCGAGATGTGCATCTCGGGGAACATTGGCGCAACCATCGATGTTACTTTAATGGGAACAACGACCACGGAGAGAAAGCTCTTCTGCGAGACCAACACCCGCTGGTTGGTGGAGATCGACAGATCTAGGGAGAATGAATGGCTCGAACTTATGAAAACGAAGACCTTCCGATTAGGGGAGGTTGGACGCGACTTCCTCGAGATCAAGGACGGCGATTCCACAATGAACATGAGCATCGATAAGATGAGGGACGCTTGGTACACTCCTCTATGGAGGATATTGGGGTGA
- a CDS encoding twitching motility protein PilT → MQKVVLDTNALLMPFETSINIDHELGRLLGSCEIFVPGPVIGELKRSKSKHAKAALTLARKYMIAETMKQGDEGIIQVAKELGAYVLTNDKELRSRLRKMGIPTIYLRSGKYLQADEI, encoded by the coding sequence ATGCAGAAAGTGGTCCTAGATACAAACGCACTTCTAATGCCTTTTGAAACATCAATCAATATTGACCATGAGCTCGGGCGCTTGCTTGGCAGCTGCGAGATATTTGTACCGGGACCCGTGATTGGGGAATTGAAGAGAAGTAAGAGCAAGCATGCCAAGGCTGCACTGACCCTTGCCCGCAAGTACATGATAGCTGAGACCATGAAGCAGGGCGACGAGGGCATCATTCAGGTCGCAAAGGAGCTGGGTGCCTATGTCCTCACCAACGACAAGGAGCTTCGCTCACGTCTGAGAAAGATGGGCATTCCCACGATCTACCTACGCTCAGGCAAGTATCTCCAGGCTGACGAAATTTAG
- a CDS encoding hydrogenase maturation nickel metallochaperone HypA, which translates to MAKLVCSKCKQEFKEAETARCPKCGSTAPHVYDFENSEEYLNQQVHLILEEQKDAGLEGLVGGLDSVIINVKAKMQVKAVKDLLHSTGPRINDAFGKWSKRTFVLGGTVGADFLITIRTDDNPFQSVSNHPRTSHLPNTRLETFFSRHRMLRNISTSRDHEG; encoded by the coding sequence ATGGCCAAGCTGGTGTGCTCCAAATGCAAGCAGGAGTTCAAGGAGGCGGAAACTGCAAGGTGCCCCAAATGCGGTTCCACTGCGCCCCATGTCTACGACTTCGAGAACTCAGAGGAATATCTCAACCAACAAGTACATTTGATCCTTGAGGAGCAGAAGGATGCTGGCCTGGAAGGACTGGTGGGAGGTCTTGATTCCGTCATCATCAACGTCAAAGCTAAGATGCAGGTGAAAGCTGTGAAGGATCTCCTTCACAGCACTGGACCGCGAATCAATGATGCCTTTGGAAAATGGTCTAAGAGGACATTCGTGCTGGGTGGAACTGTCGGAGCTGATTTCCTTATAACCATCCGCACTGATGATAACCCATTTCAGAGCGTGAGCAATCATCCCAGAACTTCCCATCTTCCTAACACAAGGCTCGAGACATTTTTTTCGAGACATCGGATGTTAAGAAATATATCGACATCCAGAGATCATGAGGGGTGA
- a CDS encoding NAAT family transporter, with protein sequence MVLEFAVGAFATIFAIVNPVANVPIFEAVTDGYSQDLKRRVIYKICLVTLATLFVFGIFGQWIFNIYGITIPAFKVAGGLLLFSVAYDMLHGKTSQTKLNKIDEEQASTAEVVGIVPLGIPLFAGPGSITIVMILVSESIGDGNLVNLVSIFLAITLTVIISYLLLMNSHRVFAFIGKSGAMAFTRIMGILLSAVAVNFVFSGALQFLQEAGLV encoded by the coding sequence GTGGTACTCGAGTTTGCCGTTGGTGCCTTTGCAACCATATTCGCTATAGTCAATCCTGTGGCGAATGTGCCCATTTTCGAAGCGGTCACCGATGGGTATAGCCAGGATCTAAAGAGAAGGGTGATTTACAAGATTTGCCTGGTCACGCTGGCGACACTTTTCGTTTTCGGTATCTTTGGACAATGGATATTCAACATTTATGGTATCACGATACCAGCATTCAAGGTGGCAGGTGGTCTCCTTCTGTTCTCAGTGGCATATGATATGCTGCATGGTAAGACCTCCCAGACCAAGCTTAACAAGATAGACGAAGAGCAGGCTTCCACCGCCGAGGTAGTGGGCATTGTACCCCTAGGCATCCCCTTGTTCGCTGGTCCCGGGTCCATCACCATTGTCATGATACTGGTTTCTGAGTCAATCGGTGACGGGAACCTGGTGAATCTGGTCTCAATTTTCCTGGCCATCACCTTGACTGTCATCATAAGCTACTTGCTACTAATGAACTCACACAGGGTGTTCGCCTTCATTGGAAAGAGCGGGGCAATGGCGTTCACCAGGATCATGGGCATCCTTCTCTCAGCAGTGGCTGTCAACTTCGTGTTCTCCGGAGCTCTGCAATTCCTTCAAGAAGCCGGCCTGGTCTGA
- a CDS encoding DUF2099 family protein produces the protein MKRKNRHIMEAMGMTRIVIEDEKVVEVGQPKLSYCPLFFKYRKIEEMTPETIRENIQFRIDDFGMCSPRRKLRMRDFLSFGISEVLAMCVEDDILDCGVIVCDGAGTVVISDPEIIQGIGGRISGLVETSPIPEVIGAIGEERVLDSSSARIDQIDGVKLAWKLGNERIGVTVARADDARGIREMYGKDIVIFAVHTTGVSHDEANILFDNCDVITACASRPIREIGRIRSLYTVGTKIPIYAATEVGANIMRRRMEKIGKIRSKEYVEEPDPPRPLL, from the coding sequence ATGAAGCGGAAGAACAGGCATATAATGGAAGCCATGGGAATGACGAGGATTGTCATCGAGGATGAGAAGGTTGTCGAGGTGGGGCAGCCCAAACTCAGCTACTGCCCACTCTTCTTCAAGTACCGAAAGATAGAGGAGATGACACCTGAAACCATCAGAGAGAACATACAGTTCAGGATAGACGACTTCGGTATGTGCAGTCCCCGGAGGAAGCTAAGGATGAGAGACTTCCTTAGCTTCGGAATATCCGAGGTTCTCGCCATGTGCGTGGAGGATGATATCCTGGATTGCGGGGTCATCGTATGTGACGGGGCAGGAACTGTGGTCATCTCAGATCCAGAGATCATCCAGGGTATCGGAGGGAGGATATCGGGATTGGTGGAAACTTCGCCCATACCAGAGGTGATCGGTGCTATAGGCGAGGAGAGAGTTCTGGACTCTTCTTCAGCTAGAATCGACCAGATCGATGGGGTGAAGCTGGCCTGGAAGCTCGGCAACGAGCGAATAGGAGTGACGGTTGCCAGGGCGGATGATGCACGAGGGATTAGGGAGATGTACGGCAAAGACATTGTAATATTCGCGGTTCATACTACTGGGGTCTCTCATGATGAGGCGAATATACTCTTCGATAACTGCGACGTGATAACCGCATGTGCTTCCAGACCGATAAGGGAGATCGGAAGGATAAGATCGCTGTACACCGTGGGCACCAAGATACCGATCTACGCGGCTACAGAAGTTGGTGCGAACATTATGAGAAGAAGAATGGAGAAGATCGGAAAAATCCGTAGCAAGGAGTATGTTGAAGAGCCTGACCCTCCTCGCCCCCTACTCTAA
- a CDS encoding translation initiation factor IF-2 subunit gamma → MKVPKQPEINIGMIGHVDHGKTTLTKALSGEWTDRHSEEVRRGISIRLGYADAAFYKCSGCQEPQAYGTDSKCKQCGGKAEYLRAVSFVDAPGHETLMATMLSGAAMMQGALLMIAANEPCPQPQTKEHLMALSISGVEKIIVVQNKVDIVTREEAIENYNQIKEFVKGTIAENAPIIPVSAHHDVNIDKLIQTIEEYIPTPKYDEKKPLRMYAARSFDINTPGSSPKDLKGGVLGGTLTQGKVSVGDEIEIKPGRKVDVGGKPAWEDITTTVESLHGGGKSIKKATPGGLVAIGTKLDPSLTKSDGLTGRLIGKPGTLPEVLHKFVMKTNLLERVVGTTHDIPVENIKTNEPLMLSIGTATTVGVVTSARSDISEVVLKIPVCAAEGQRVAISRKILGKWRLIGYGIIE, encoded by the coding sequence ATGAAGGTGCCCAAGCAGCCTGAGATCAACATCGGGATGATAGGTCATGTCGACCACGGTAAGACCACTCTGACAAAGGCACTCAGTGGTGAGTGGACTGACAGGCATTCCGAGGAGGTCAGGCGGGGCATCTCAATCAGATTAGGGTATGCGGACGCGGCATTCTATAAGTGCTCTGGATGCCAGGAACCTCAGGCGTACGGAACCGATTCCAAGTGCAAACAGTGTGGAGGGAAGGCTGAATACCTGCGAGCGGTAAGCTTCGTTGATGCACCAGGACACGAGACGCTGATGGCGACCATGCTTTCGGGAGCAGCGATGATGCAGGGCGCTCTTCTCATGATCGCCGCAAACGAACCATGTCCCCAGCCCCAGACCAAGGAACACCTCATGGCCCTTTCCATATCCGGGGTTGAGAAGATCATAGTTGTCCAGAACAAGGTCGATATAGTCACCAGGGAAGAGGCTATAGAGAACTACAACCAGATCAAAGAGTTCGTGAAGGGCACGATTGCCGAGAATGCACCGATCATTCCGGTGTCAGCACACCACGATGTGAACATCGACAAGCTTATCCAAACGATTGAAGAGTATATACCCACCCCTAAATACGATGAAAAGAAGCCTCTCAGAATGTACGCGGCTCGGTCCTTTGACATCAACACTCCAGGATCGTCTCCCAAAGATCTCAAGGGGGGAGTTCTTGGAGGTACTCTGACCCAGGGGAAAGTCAGCGTAGGGGACGAGATCGAGATCAAGCCTGGCAGGAAGGTGGATGTCGGTGGTAAACCCGCTTGGGAAGATATCACCACCACAGTGGAGTCACTCCACGGAGGCGGAAAATCCATAAAGAAGGCCACGCCGGGAGGGCTTGTCGCAATAGGTACCAAACTGGATCCGTCACTGACGAAGTCCGATGGACTTACAGGCAGGCTGATCGGTAAGCCAGGTACGCTACCCGAAGTGCTGCACAAGTTCGTTATGAAAACCAATCTACTGGAAAGGGTCGTTGGAACCACCCATGACATACCCGTGGAGAACATTAAGACCAACGAGCCCCTGATGTTGAGTATTGGAACCGCGACCACTGTTGGCGTAGTTACCAGCGCCAGGTCTGACATATCAGAGGTCGTTCTGAAGATACCAGTGTGTGCTGCTGAAGGGCAAAGAGTCGCCATCTCTCGAAAGATACTGGGCAAGTGGCGCCTTATCGGCTATGGCATCATCGAGTGA
- the purQ gene encoding phosphoribosylformylglycinamidine synthase subunit PurQ, with translation MRVCVLRIEGTNCEDETFSAFASLGASPEKVHLKQLTGDSPHTLRRSLDEFHILALPGGFSSGDYVRAGAIFAARMKSSIKRDLIEFIENGKPVIGICNGFQILVELGLLPAVDGVMSEQPQAALSTNESGRFECTPTLLKHENDGNCIFTKGMEREQIVMFPCAHAEGNLKFPRGQEREFIEILEENDQIVFKYVDDHGDYAGYPWNPNGSIDNITGICNPQGNVLGLMPHPERAFNRFTHPDWTLGDKDPIGPGDGRTIFESALSHINGRY, from the coding sequence ATCCGGGTTTGCGTTCTCAGGATTGAGGGGACCAACTGCGAGGATGAAACGTTCTCAGCCTTTGCTAGTCTCGGGGCTTCTCCAGAGAAGGTGCATCTCAAGCAGTTAACAGGTGATTCCCCTCATACGCTGAGGAGATCGTTAGATGAATTCCATATCTTAGCCCTTCCAGGTGGATTCTCGTCTGGTGACTATGTCAGGGCGGGAGCCATTTTTGCGGCTAGGATGAAGAGCTCAATCAAGCGGGATCTCATCGAGTTCATCGAGAACGGCAAGCCGGTGATCGGGATCTGCAACGGGTTCCAGATACTGGTCGAGCTTGGACTACTTCCCGCAGTTGACGGTGTGATGAGCGAGCAACCTCAGGCGGCTCTTTCCACCAACGAATCAGGAAGATTTGAGTGCACCCCCACCCTCCTCAAACACGAGAATGATGGCAATTGCATCTTCACCAAAGGCATGGAAAGAGAACAGATAGTGATGTTTCCATGCGCCCATGCAGAGGGAAACCTCAAATTCCCACGTGGACAGGAGAGGGAATTCATAGAGATTCTTGAGGAGAATGATCAGATCGTCTTCAAGTACGTTGACGATCACGGCGATTACGCTGGTTATCCCTGGAATCCCAATGGATCGATAGACAACATCACCGGTATTTGCAACCCTCAGGGAAATGTATTGGGCCTGATGCCACACCCCGAGAGGGCATTCAATCGCTTCACACATCCAGACTGGACACTTGGTGACAAGGATCCGATTGGACCGGGTGACGGCAGAACGATCTTCGAATCCGCTCTCTCACACATCAACGGAAGGTACTGA
- a CDS encoding 30S ribosomal protein S6e has translation MVEFKAVINDITSGKSFQVTVEGHHANSLIGKKIGEVVDGIFVGLPGYKLMITGGSDKDGVPMRKDLPSGKRKKILIAGGTGFHPRENGQRRRKTMRGNTISPETSQLNMKITQPGSKTIEDLMNKEENE, from the coding sequence ATGGTAGAATTTAAAGCTGTCATAAATGACATCACCAGCGGCAAGTCCTTCCAGGTGACGGTTGAGGGACATCACGCCAACTCACTCATTGGCAAGAAGATCGGTGAGGTGGTCGATGGTATTTTCGTAGGCCTACCTGGGTACAAGCTGATGATTACCGGGGGCAGCGATAAGGACGGGGTCCCAATGAGGAAGGACCTGCCAAGCGGGAAAAGGAAAAAAATCCTGATCGCCGGTGGCACTGGATTCCATCCCAGGGAGAACGGCCAGAGACGCAGGAAGACCATGCGCGGGAACACTATTTCCCCTGAAACCTCCCAGCTCAACATGAAGATTACCCAGCCGGGTTCCAAGACAATCGAGGATCTGATGAACAAAGAGGAAAACGAATGA
- a CDS encoding DUF120 domain-containing protein: MNEKFITALRRVALMGGMHDYIAISSRELGDKLEMSQQSASKRILELLEAGLIQRDLGARRQRIKLTEMGIDLLRQEYLEYQKIFELKGHVVVRGVITRGMGEGQYYVHQPSYKQQFSDKLEFMPYEGTLNVKIDPADVDKLEVLRNSDGIIIDGFERNGRTFGDVKAFSARIHNIHCAVVMPARSHYDDIIEILCQYHLRRTLGIGDGDSVEIIIDVD; the protein is encoded by the coding sequence ATGAATGAGAAGTTCATCACCGCATTACGCAGGGTCGCCTTAATGGGTGGGATGCACGACTACATAGCCATCTCATCACGGGAATTAGGTGATAAGTTAGAAATGAGCCAGCAATCAGCCTCAAAGCGCATTCTCGAGCTACTCGAGGCTGGCCTTATCCAGAGGGATCTAGGGGCTCGAAGGCAGCGCATCAAGCTGACAGAAATGGGCATCGACCTACTCCGACAGGAGTATCTCGAATATCAGAAGATATTCGAGTTAAAGGGACACGTTGTCGTTCGTGGAGTGATTACAAGAGGAATGGGCGAGGGACAGTACTACGTCCATCAACCTTCATATAAGCAACAGTTCTCGGATAAGCTGGAGTTCATGCCCTATGAGGGGACACTCAACGTCAAGATAGATCCAGCTGACGTGGACAAGCTCGAGGTCCTCAGGAACAGCGATGGCATAATAATTGACGGCTTCGAGAGGAACGGAAGGACCTTTGGCGATGTGAAGGCCTTCTCAGCCAGGATACATAATATTCACTGTGCGGTCGTCATGCCTGCAAGATCTCATTACGATGATATCATCGAGATACTATGTCAGTACCATCTCAGACGCACGCTGGGCATAGGGGATGGCGATTCGGTCGAGATAATAATCGACGTGGATTGA